The window GGCCTACGCGCTTAAAAACTCGCTTCTTATCTTGCTGCTAGCTGGCTTTTTAACGACGCTTTTTTCGCTCATCTACGCATATTTTGGCACGAGCAAGAGCAGAGTTTGCGAGAGCCTTTTTGATAAGGGGCTTGATGCCTTTTTAAGCATACCAAACATCGTTTTTATCATGCTTTTTAGCTCATTTAGTAGTGGAGATCTGCTTATAACATCTTTTATCATTGCCATTTGCTCCTTTATGCAGGGCGCAAAAGTCTTTATGCAAAATTTAAGACTTAATAAAAAGTGCGACTACGCAGAGCAGGCCGTTATAAATGGAGCTGGTAAATTTAGCCTTATCTGCTTTGAAATTTTGCCAAATTTAAAGCATCTAATAGTTAGCATCTTTGGCATAAATGCGATAAACGCAGTCGTCATGGAGGCCACGCTTGGTTTTTTTGGCGTGGGTAGCGACGCAAATAAAATAAGCCTTGGCATCATGCTAAATGAGAGTAAAGAGGCGCTTTTCCTTGGCTCTTGGTGGATGGTGTTTTTCCCTGGCGTGACGCTCTTTTTGCTCATCCTAGCAACATCGATCATCACGTCAAATTCAAAAAATGGCAATATAAAAATATGATAGAGATTAAGAATTTAAACGTTTTTTATAAGGATAAGAAGCTTTTGCGTGAGCTTGATTTTGGCATGAGTGAGGGTAAATTTATAGGTATCACGGGTGCAAGTGGCAGTGGTAAATCGCTCTTTGCAAAAAGCCTAATAAGGCTTTTTGATGATGATTTTAGAGTGAGAGCGGAGAAATTTAATATTTATAAAAAAGATATCTTAAAACTTAGTCAAAATAAGCTAAAAGAGCACCGAAGAAAGGTCGCTGCGCTCGTTTTTCAAAACTCAGTTGCTAGCCTTCATCCGCTCTTAAACGTGGGTGATCACTTTAATGCCTATCTTGGCGGCGATAATAAATCAAATAAAGAGCTTGCATTTGCTTATTTTAGGGAGTTTGGGCTAAATAACGCAAATCTCATCTGGCACAAATACTCATACGAGCTAAGTGGTGGCGAGGCGAGCCGTGTGCAGATCGCTCTTGCGCTTTGTTTAAAGCCAAAAATTTTAATCTGCGACGAGATAACGAGCGGGCTTGATAGCATTAGCGGTAGTCACGTGGCGGGCATCTTAGAGGGCCTAAAGGGCAAGATGAGCGTCATCTTTATCTCGCATGATGAGGCGCTGACAAAATATCTTAGTGATGAAATTTGGCAGATGAGAGATGGGCGGCTAATTTTAAAGGAAAACGCGTGAAAATAAGGCTTGAAAACGTATCAAAAAGTTTAAGCTTTAAGGAGCATTTTAATGCTAGAGCTGAAGTGTTGCACCTTTTGGAGGGGATAAATTACGAGCTCGATGATGGCGAAAATTTAGCCATTTTGGGGCAAAGTGGCAGTGGCAAAAGCACGCTTGCAAAGCTCATATCGTTTAGTGAGCCAAAAAGTGGGGGCAAAATTTATATAAACGATAAGGAGATCACGGATAAAAATGAGCTCAAAAAGGACATCAGGTATATCTTGCAAAATCAAAAACAAGCCCTAAATCCAGCGCTAAAAGTAAAAACCGCGATCGCTCACGTGAGGTCATACCTTAAGCTTAGCTTTAGCGAAAATGAGCTCAAAGAATTTCTCGCAAATTTAAATTTAAAAGATGAAATTTTAGATAAATTTCCTTCTCAGCTAAGTGGCGGTGAGGCGACAAGGGTCGGGATACTACTAGCGCTTCTTTCAAAGCCAAAAATCCTAATCTGCGACGAGATAACAAGCGGACTTGACAACGAGACAAAGCAAAAGATCATAAATTTACTTTTAAGCTTAGATGAAAAGATCAGCATTATTTTTATCACGCACGATATTTTAAGTGCGATGAAGATAGCACAAAAAGTACTAATAATCGAGGCTGGCAAGCAAGTAGCGTGGGGTAAATTTGAGGATCTTGCAAGCCAAAATGTCCT of the Campylobacter concisus genome contains:
- a CDS encoding ABC transporter permease; protein product: MRKVIFLLACFVFLSLVTFAFVTPFFSKFEPNFTDFMAVNLAPSSEYIFGTDILGRDNLIRVAYALKNSLLILLLAGFLTTLFSLIYAYFGTSKSRVCESLFDKGLDAFLSIPNIVFIMLFSSFSSGDLLITSFIIAICSFMQGAKVFMQNLRLNKKCDYAEQAVINGAGKFSLICFEILPNLKHLIVSIFGINAINAVVMEATLGFFGVGSDANKISLGIMLNESKEALFLGSWWMVFFPGVTLFLLILATSIITSNSKNGNIKI
- a CDS encoding ATP-binding cassette domain-containing protein; translation: MIEIKNLNVFYKDKKLLRELDFGMSEGKFIGITGASGSGKSLFAKSLIRLFDDDFRVRAEKFNIYKKDILKLSQNKLKEHRRKVAALVFQNSVASLHPLLNVGDHFNAYLGGDNKSNKELAFAYFREFGLNNANLIWHKYSYELSGGEASRVQIALALCLKPKILICDEITSGLDSISGSHVAGILEGLKGKMSVIFISHDEALTKYLSDEIWQMRDGRLILKENA
- a CDS encoding ATP-binding cassette domain-containing protein, with product MKIRLENVSKSLSFKEHFNARAEVLHLLEGINYELDDGENLAILGQSGSGKSTLAKLISFSEPKSGGKIYINDKEITDKNELKKDIRYILQNQKQALNPALKVKTAIAHVRSYLKLSFSENELKEFLANLNLKDEILDKFPSQLSGGEATRVGILLALLSKPKILICDEITSGLDNETKQKIINLLLSLDEKISIIFITHDILSAMKIAQKVLIIEAGKQVAWGKFEDLASQNVLKKYINAAKIYKNNL